A stretch of Vespula vulgaris chromosome 15, iyVesVulg1.1, whole genome shotgun sequence DNA encodes these proteins:
- the LOC127069344 gene encoding uncharacterized protein LOC127069344 isoform X2: MVIELFLVRTVSLVVTDRIDRIGQVHCEKYKWGCISGGSGGTPSLRSTEVPTPTPPMPFLSSECPLYNTTNLQGHTTQRSKSRTDAMLERALTQPQHCSVDPLDNALSWGIPIWATDKIQAWLDKIYASLKDTNSLKHLQGTTSRHRFEKDLKVKHLKESYVKFESFHRDTRPVFLELSTWPTLNFDGDPGTCPFDAKRREKLENKTNKEVKENREAIANKKEGKEMTRRPRTTAARARRTEQLGAGYCEICRIDYRDLTKHVQSDQHSNFVQNDDNFLSLDTLINTSASVEAFLKLNRTKDIGEECNIYPTEDRTLRDVLPEEKVTKHEKTLNNFSVQGIDMVQCNGTRRNLNLKLNSPHNLRTRAKHESGHLLRSKGSPWHEVDKNEKFYDRFEGFTIKKRAKGTIWIEEEDPENKYSQANDIKNSDQVDYNNIKSPGKDVNGINQRGYGDNNSVNKRHNGTDNQDIKELDGRVPTNEQNVVFNPELPSKNANDVNVNIHGEINENRRSTLLKNNVNINGLSDKNNRIESWKSVDGKVKFDGVKHELELQRVRSDNERSGNDHNEKGSEVVRNNGHTENNQKEFKTVQCTEKELGCEKLRSPRAGRRGGRSFRGRHRLSVEERLIEDNRAYYKVEVLGSKLRSSTLPGNNNASNPTIKDADEGEKKEQPSSEKPVVVRFKRVRKSELSLLSDEAESFMFGEPKRDDTSEVSDEEQASILPRDTESEYNETVSSDILSSSLDSSPRIKQEILEEDSQDSVNLGRARKRRRTQAEALIKDNADYYKFETPGSRLRYQTPLTGVKVSINPEHISKEVRSDVNGGEIVEKIYPSKPSAEVERMQFSFEVVPKSEPWYQTYQRQDEGAEFWHYFSDGDTGRPFLLPYEIENFHETILRNQAKNENRKKGRGRSMGCIGRSPRKSPRCHASTLAIMSTIIRKREQQQLSSNLCTIEEYRSPKSQIDSPPKADTKADLKLDSKTTDIDEELKEIAKNIDEMLNMRDTLEIEDAFETDNAQLEGLEEEDDFIESNVPKGPPANLLELLDNCHELVPCIENSSCASSECGEGNVESPLKRRKKRKNRTGWPGIKIRKKLQNKIIIGSYNGGQGNFKRGELSREKSVGLFEGNADADADADADVSLRLMADTRAEMVLSNGSTMSSTTRYNEKTSIDKKNNKSTADDCDDSSVSAKASLKTCPKTCPKTCPKACPKACPKTCPKTCPKTCPKTCPKTCLSTTVISKNKGMDNSGVKNCTATDELKIPKVFSEAQRTLSDKNFTLDIEEEVSENDPGNDENHENVFRKDVNGVIMLERPFIAKAVVKKRPRINTSSESCESRTEIENHDILLSRKDIDSGIVSRKHHGSSEVSRLGCQQTHSENSNIDVDAHRSVYRRSKVGVVTSRKRVNTRKQQRRNNNVPSESVYESENCKKESYLSITCKKQETMKSAKKQSDETIGSSVDVQDSAELECALSERNTPTTTTTTTTTTTVVPSSDLQQRRSSIEFQPVVRMMKIDNPVDMDHSILSVTVASNRRLRSSNSHRPNAQPPRKRLKTARGQFGRWLKSS; the protein is encoded by the exons ATG gtgatagaattatttttagtgCGCACCGTTAGTCTAGTTGTCACAGATCGTATAGATAGAATTGGTCAAGTTCATTGCGAAAAGTATAAATGGGGTTGTATCAGTGGAGGCAGCGGGGGAACCCCCTCGCTGAGGAGCACGGAAGTTCCAACTCCGACACCTCCTATGCCATTTTTAAGTTCTGAGTGTCCTTTGTACAATACGACCAATCTGCAGGGTCACACTACCCAAAGATCT AAATCGCGGACGGATGCAATGTTGGAACGTGCTCTGACTCAACCACAGCATTGTTCCGTGGATCCGCTTGACAACGCCCTGAGCTGGGGAATACCTATCTGGGCAACCGATAAAATTCAGGCTTGGCTCGATAAGATCTATGCATCTCTTAAAGATACTAATAGTTTGAAACATCTACAAGGAACGACGAGCAGGCATAGGTTTGAAAAAGATCTTAAAGTCAAGCATTTGAAAGAGTCATATGTCAAGTTTGAATCTTTCCACAG AGATACAAGACCTGTATTTTTGGAATTATCAACGTGGCCAACGTTGAACTTTGACGGCGACCCAGGAACTTGTCCTTTTGACgcaaagaggagagagaaacttgaaaataaaacaaataaggAGGttaaagaaaacagagaagctattgcaaataaaaaagaa GGTAAAGAGATGACTCGACGACCACGTACCACTGCAGCTCGTGCTCGTAGAACAGAACAATTAGGAGCTGGTTACTGTGAAATATGTCGAATAGATTATCGTGATCTAACGAAACACGTACAAAGTGATCAACATTCGAATTTTGTTCAAAACGATgacaattttctctctttggatACATTAATCAATACAAGTGCCAGTGTAGAGGCATTTTTGAAACTAAACAGAACAAAAGATATCGG AGAAGAATGCAATATATATCCAACTGAAGATCGTACTCTTCGCGATGTACTGCCAGAGGAAAAGGTCACTAAACATGAAAAgactttaaataatttttctgtacAAGGAATAGACATGGTGCAGTGCAATGGAACGAGAAGAAatcttaatttaaaattaaattctccTCACAACTTGCGAACGCGTGCAAAACACGAAAGTGGACATTTATTGAGATCAAAGGGTAGCCCTTGGCACGAAGtcgataagaatgaaaaattttatgacaGATTCGAGGGTTTtactataaaaaagagagcaaaGGGAACCATTtggatcgaagaagaagatccgGAAAATAAATACTCGCAAGCGAATGACATTAAAAACTCTGACCAAgtagattataataatattaagtcGCCGGGAAAAGATGTAAATGGCATCAATCAACGTGGGTATGGGGATAATAATTCTGTAAATAAAAGACATAATGGTACAGATAATCAGGATATTAAAGAATTAGATGGAAGGGTTCCAACTAATGAACAAAATGTTGTGTTTAATCCTGAGCTTCCTTCAAAGAATGCAAACGATGTAAATGTTAATATTCACGGAGAGATTAATGAGAATAGAAGATCtactttgttaaaaaataatgtaaatataaatggcTTATCTGATAAGAATAATCGTATCGAATCATGGAAATCTGTAGACGGTAAAGTAAAGTTTGATGGTGTAAAGCACGAGTTGGAGTTACAAAGAGTCCGATCGGACAATGAAAGATCTGGGAACGATCATAATGAGAAGGGATCTGAAGTAGTTCGTAATAATGGCCATACGGAGAACAACCAAAAAGAATTTAAGACGGTACAATGTACGGAAAAAGAATTAGGTTGTGAGAAACTCCGATCGCCTAGAGCTGGTAGAAGAGGTGGTAGAAGTTTTCGCGGGCGTCATAGATTGTCGGTCGAAGAACGGCTGATCGAGGATAATCGTGCATATTACAAGGTCGAAGTATTAGGAAGTAAGTTACGATCGAGCACGTTACCAGGCAATAATAACGCATCAAATCCTACAATTAAGGATGCGGACGAGGGTGAAAAGAAGGAACAGCCATCCAGTGAAAAACCAGTCGTCGTAAGATTCAAACGCGTAAGAAAATCTGAACTCTCCCTGCTCAGCGACGAGGCCGAGTCTTTCATGTTTGGAGAACCCAAGCGCGATGACACCAGCGAAGTTAGCGACGAAGAACAAGCTAGCATTTTACCGAGAGATACCGAAAGCGAATACAACGAGACTGTCAGTTCCGACATACTTAGTTCGAGTTTGGATTCCAGTCCTCGGATAAAGCAAGAGATTTTGGAAGAAGATTCTCAGGATTCTGTAAATCTTGGCAGAGCGAGGAAAAGAAGACGGACACAGGCAGAGGCGCTTATCAAAGACAACGCTGATTACTATAAGTTCGAGACACCTGGCAGTAGACTGAGATATCAGACACCTTTAACGGGGGTCAAGGTATCCATTAATCCCGAGCATATAAGCAAGGAAGTACGGTCTGACGTTAACGGTGGAGAAATTGTAGAGAAAATATATCCGTCCAAACCTTCGGCAGAAGTTGAAAGAATGCAATTTTCGTTCGAAGTAGTACCAAAATCGGAGCCATGGTATCAAACCTATCAACGGCAAGACGAAGGCGCAGAATTTTGGCATTATTTTAGCGATGGAGATACAGGAAGGCCGTTCCTTTTGCCCTATGAAATAGAAAACTTCCACGAGACTATACTGAGGAATCAGGCGAAGAatgaaaacaggaaaaaaggTAGAGGTCGTAGTATGGGCTGCATCGGACGGTCGCCTAGAAAAAGTCCACGTTGTCATGCATCGACGTTGGCTATAATGTCTACGATCATAAGAAAAAGGGAACAGCAGCAACTCTCTTCAAATTTGTGTACGATAGAAGAATATCGATCTCCTAAATCGCAGATTGATAGTCCACCGAAAGCAGATACAAAAGCGGATTTAAAATTGGATTCAAAGACGACCGACATCGATGAAGAACTGAAGGAAATCgcgaaaaatatcgatgaaatgCTTAATATGAGAGACACCTTAGAAATAGAGGATGCGTTTGAAACCGATAATGCGCAACTCGAGGGGctagaggaggaggatgactTCATCGAATCAAACGTACCGAAAGGTCCTCCGGCGAATCTGTTGGAATTACTGGACAATTGTCATGAACTCGTACCGTGTATAGAAAACTCATCGTGTGCAAGCTCGGAGTGTGGTGAAGGAAATGTCGAGTCGCCCTTAAAACGacgtaagaagagaaaaaatagaaccGGATGGCCTGGaattaaaatacgaaaaaagttacaaaataaaataattataggcTCGTACAACGGTGGTCAGGGAAATTTCAAGAGAGGAGAGTtatcaagagagaaaagtgttGGTCTGTTTGAAGGAAAtgccgacgccgacgccgacgccgacgccgacgtGTCTTTACGATTGATGGCAGATACACGTGCAGAAATGGTTTTATCGAATGGTAGTACAATGTCATCTACTACTAGGTACAATGAAAAGACatcaatcgataaaaaaaataataaaagcacGGCGGATGATTGCGATGATTCTAGCGTATCTGCTAAAGCATCTCTTAAAACGTGTCCTAAAACGTGTCCTAAAACGTGTCCTAAAGCGTGCCCTAAAGCGTGCCCTAAAACGTGCCCTAAAACGTGCCCTAAAACGTGCCCTAAAACGTGCCCTAAAACGTGTCTTAGCACGACCGTGATTAGTAAAAATAAAGGTATGGACAATAGCGGTGTCAAAAATTGCACCGCCACTGACGAGTTGAAAATTCCTAAGGTATTTAGCGAGGCGCAAAGAACTTTGTCGGATAAGAATTTTACGTTGGacatagaagaagaagtatcGGAGAACGATCCTGGAAACGACGAAAATCACGAGAATGTATTTAGGAAAGATGTTAACGGTGTTATAATGTTAGAACGACCATTCATTGCGAAAGCGGTCGTAAAGAAACGTCCGCGCATAAACACATCCTCGGAGAGCTGCGAATCGCGTACCGAAATTGAAAATCATGACATTTTGTTGTCTAGGAAAGACATAGATTCTGGCATAGTGTCGAGAAAGCATCATGGCTCCAGCGAAGTGTCTAGGCTAGGATGTCAACAAACTCATTCGGAAAATTCTAATATCGATGTAGACGCTCATAGGAGTGTTTACAGAAGGAGTAAGGTAGGAGTAGTGACGTCTAGGAAACGAGTCAACACGAGGAAACAACAACGAAGGAATAATAACGTTCCCTCGGAATCCGTATACGAGAGCGAAAATTGTAAGAAAGAGTCTTATTTGAGTATTACTTGTAAGAAGCAAGAAACTATGAAGAGTGCAAAGAAACAAAGCGATGAAACGATAGGATCCTCGGTGGACGTACAAGACTCGGCTGAATTGGAGTGCGCACTGTCGGAACGTAACACgcctaccaccaccaccaccaccaccaccaccaccaccgtcgTGCCGTCTTCCGATTTACAACAAAGACGTTCGAGCATCGAGTTTCAGCCGGTAGTTAGAATGATGAAGATAGACAATCCAGTTGACATGGATCACAGTATTTTGTCGGTGACTGTAGCGAGTAATAGAAGATTAAGAAGTTCCAATTCTCATAGACCGAACGCACAGCCACCGCGAAAACGTTTAAAAACTGCTCGTGGACAATTTGGAAGGTGGCTAAAGAGTAGCTGA
- the LOC127069344 gene encoding uncharacterized protein LOC127069344 isoform X1: MVSPSKLQHQEQKQPSKEYILNKCSYVRIQKGLKPLAKKSFYLDIKNHAASAKLEAKIKDLGGVIELFLVRTVSLVVTDRIDRIGQVHCEKYKWGCISGGSGGTPSLRSTEVPTPTPPMPFLSSECPLYNTTNLQGHTTQRSKSRTDAMLERALTQPQHCSVDPLDNALSWGIPIWATDKIQAWLDKIYASLKDTNSLKHLQGTTSRHRFEKDLKVKHLKESYVKFESFHRDTRPVFLELSTWPTLNFDGDPGTCPFDAKRREKLENKTNKEVKENREAIANKKEGKEMTRRPRTTAARARRTEQLGAGYCEICRIDYRDLTKHVQSDQHSNFVQNDDNFLSLDTLINTSASVEAFLKLNRTKDIGEECNIYPTEDRTLRDVLPEEKVTKHEKTLNNFSVQGIDMVQCNGTRRNLNLKLNSPHNLRTRAKHESGHLLRSKGSPWHEVDKNEKFYDRFEGFTIKKRAKGTIWIEEEDPENKYSQANDIKNSDQVDYNNIKSPGKDVNGINQRGYGDNNSVNKRHNGTDNQDIKELDGRVPTNEQNVVFNPELPSKNANDVNVNIHGEINENRRSTLLKNNVNINGLSDKNNRIESWKSVDGKVKFDGVKHELELQRVRSDNERSGNDHNEKGSEVVRNNGHTENNQKEFKTVQCTEKELGCEKLRSPRAGRRGGRSFRGRHRLSVEERLIEDNRAYYKVEVLGSKLRSSTLPGNNNASNPTIKDADEGEKKEQPSSEKPVVVRFKRVRKSELSLLSDEAESFMFGEPKRDDTSEVSDEEQASILPRDTESEYNETVSSDILSSSLDSSPRIKQEILEEDSQDSVNLGRARKRRRTQAEALIKDNADYYKFETPGSRLRYQTPLTGVKVSINPEHISKEVRSDVNGGEIVEKIYPSKPSAEVERMQFSFEVVPKSEPWYQTYQRQDEGAEFWHYFSDGDTGRPFLLPYEIENFHETILRNQAKNENRKKGRGRSMGCIGRSPRKSPRCHASTLAIMSTIIRKREQQQLSSNLCTIEEYRSPKSQIDSPPKADTKADLKLDSKTTDIDEELKEIAKNIDEMLNMRDTLEIEDAFETDNAQLEGLEEEDDFIESNVPKGPPANLLELLDNCHELVPCIENSSCASSECGEGNVESPLKRRKKRKNRTGWPGIKIRKKLQNKIIIGSYNGGQGNFKRGELSREKSVGLFEGNADADADADADVSLRLMADTRAEMVLSNGSTMSSTTRYNEKTSIDKKNNKSTADDCDDSSVSAKASLKTCPKTCPKTCPKACPKACPKTCPKTCPKTCPKTCPKTCLSTTVISKNKGMDNSGVKNCTATDELKIPKVFSEAQRTLSDKNFTLDIEEEVSENDPGNDENHENVFRKDVNGVIMLERPFIAKAVVKKRPRINTSSESCESRTEIENHDILLSRKDIDSGIVSRKHHGSSEVSRLGCQQTHSENSNIDVDAHRSVYRRSKVGVVTSRKRVNTRKQQRRNNNVPSESVYESENCKKESYLSITCKKQETMKSAKKQSDETIGSSVDVQDSAELECALSERNTPTTTTTTTTTTTVVPSSDLQQRRSSIEFQPVVRMMKIDNPVDMDHSILSVTVASNRRLRSSNSHRPNAQPPRKRLKTARGQFGRWLKSS; this comes from the exons ATGGTATCACCGTCCAAACTTCAGCATCAAGAACAAAAGCAACCgtcgaaagaatatatattgaataaatgTTCGT atGTTCGCATACAGAAGGGCCTGAAACCTTTGGCAAAGAAGTCATTTTATTTGGATATAAAGAATCATGCCGCTTCGGCCAAGCTAGAGGCAAAAATCAAGGATCTTGGAGGA gtgatagaattatttttagtgCGCACCGTTAGTCTAGTTGTCACAGATCGTATAGATAGAATTGGTCAAGTTCATTGCGAAAAGTATAAATGGGGTTGTATCAGTGGAGGCAGCGGGGGAACCCCCTCGCTGAGGAGCACGGAAGTTCCAACTCCGACACCTCCTATGCCATTTTTAAGTTCTGAGTGTCCTTTGTACAATACGACCAATCTGCAGGGTCACACTACCCAAAGATCT AAATCGCGGACGGATGCAATGTTGGAACGTGCTCTGACTCAACCACAGCATTGTTCCGTGGATCCGCTTGACAACGCCCTGAGCTGGGGAATACCTATCTGGGCAACCGATAAAATTCAGGCTTGGCTCGATAAGATCTATGCATCTCTTAAAGATACTAATAGTTTGAAACATCTACAAGGAACGACGAGCAGGCATAGGTTTGAAAAAGATCTTAAAGTCAAGCATTTGAAAGAGTCATATGTCAAGTTTGAATCTTTCCACAG AGATACAAGACCTGTATTTTTGGAATTATCAACGTGGCCAACGTTGAACTTTGACGGCGACCCAGGAACTTGTCCTTTTGACgcaaagaggagagagaaacttgaaaataaaacaaataaggAGGttaaagaaaacagagaagctattgcaaataaaaaagaa GGTAAAGAGATGACTCGACGACCACGTACCACTGCAGCTCGTGCTCGTAGAACAGAACAATTAGGAGCTGGTTACTGTGAAATATGTCGAATAGATTATCGTGATCTAACGAAACACGTACAAAGTGATCAACATTCGAATTTTGTTCAAAACGATgacaattttctctctttggatACATTAATCAATACAAGTGCCAGTGTAGAGGCATTTTTGAAACTAAACAGAACAAAAGATATCGG AGAAGAATGCAATATATATCCAACTGAAGATCGTACTCTTCGCGATGTACTGCCAGAGGAAAAGGTCACTAAACATGAAAAgactttaaataatttttctgtacAAGGAATAGACATGGTGCAGTGCAATGGAACGAGAAGAAatcttaatttaaaattaaattctccTCACAACTTGCGAACGCGTGCAAAACACGAAAGTGGACATTTATTGAGATCAAAGGGTAGCCCTTGGCACGAAGtcgataagaatgaaaaattttatgacaGATTCGAGGGTTTtactataaaaaagagagcaaaGGGAACCATTtggatcgaagaagaagatccgGAAAATAAATACTCGCAAGCGAATGACATTAAAAACTCTGACCAAgtagattataataatattaagtcGCCGGGAAAAGATGTAAATGGCATCAATCAACGTGGGTATGGGGATAATAATTCTGTAAATAAAAGACATAATGGTACAGATAATCAGGATATTAAAGAATTAGATGGAAGGGTTCCAACTAATGAACAAAATGTTGTGTTTAATCCTGAGCTTCCTTCAAAGAATGCAAACGATGTAAATGTTAATATTCACGGAGAGATTAATGAGAATAGAAGATCtactttgttaaaaaataatgtaaatataaatggcTTATCTGATAAGAATAATCGTATCGAATCATGGAAATCTGTAGACGGTAAAGTAAAGTTTGATGGTGTAAAGCACGAGTTGGAGTTACAAAGAGTCCGATCGGACAATGAAAGATCTGGGAACGATCATAATGAGAAGGGATCTGAAGTAGTTCGTAATAATGGCCATACGGAGAACAACCAAAAAGAATTTAAGACGGTACAATGTACGGAAAAAGAATTAGGTTGTGAGAAACTCCGATCGCCTAGAGCTGGTAGAAGAGGTGGTAGAAGTTTTCGCGGGCGTCATAGATTGTCGGTCGAAGAACGGCTGATCGAGGATAATCGTGCATATTACAAGGTCGAAGTATTAGGAAGTAAGTTACGATCGAGCACGTTACCAGGCAATAATAACGCATCAAATCCTACAATTAAGGATGCGGACGAGGGTGAAAAGAAGGAACAGCCATCCAGTGAAAAACCAGTCGTCGTAAGATTCAAACGCGTAAGAAAATCTGAACTCTCCCTGCTCAGCGACGAGGCCGAGTCTTTCATGTTTGGAGAACCCAAGCGCGATGACACCAGCGAAGTTAGCGACGAAGAACAAGCTAGCATTTTACCGAGAGATACCGAAAGCGAATACAACGAGACTGTCAGTTCCGACATACTTAGTTCGAGTTTGGATTCCAGTCCTCGGATAAAGCAAGAGATTTTGGAAGAAGATTCTCAGGATTCTGTAAATCTTGGCAGAGCGAGGAAAAGAAGACGGACACAGGCAGAGGCGCTTATCAAAGACAACGCTGATTACTATAAGTTCGAGACACCTGGCAGTAGACTGAGATATCAGACACCTTTAACGGGGGTCAAGGTATCCATTAATCCCGAGCATATAAGCAAGGAAGTACGGTCTGACGTTAACGGTGGAGAAATTGTAGAGAAAATATATCCGTCCAAACCTTCGGCAGAAGTTGAAAGAATGCAATTTTCGTTCGAAGTAGTACCAAAATCGGAGCCATGGTATCAAACCTATCAACGGCAAGACGAAGGCGCAGAATTTTGGCATTATTTTAGCGATGGAGATACAGGAAGGCCGTTCCTTTTGCCCTATGAAATAGAAAACTTCCACGAGACTATACTGAGGAATCAGGCGAAGAatgaaaacaggaaaaaaggTAGAGGTCGTAGTATGGGCTGCATCGGACGGTCGCCTAGAAAAAGTCCACGTTGTCATGCATCGACGTTGGCTATAATGTCTACGATCATAAGAAAAAGGGAACAGCAGCAACTCTCTTCAAATTTGTGTACGATAGAAGAATATCGATCTCCTAAATCGCAGATTGATAGTCCACCGAAAGCAGATACAAAAGCGGATTTAAAATTGGATTCAAAGACGACCGACATCGATGAAGAACTGAAGGAAATCgcgaaaaatatcgatgaaatgCTTAATATGAGAGACACCTTAGAAATAGAGGATGCGTTTGAAACCGATAATGCGCAACTCGAGGGGctagaggaggaggatgactTCATCGAATCAAACGTACCGAAAGGTCCTCCGGCGAATCTGTTGGAATTACTGGACAATTGTCATGAACTCGTACCGTGTATAGAAAACTCATCGTGTGCAAGCTCGGAGTGTGGTGAAGGAAATGTCGAGTCGCCCTTAAAACGacgtaagaagagaaaaaatagaaccGGATGGCCTGGaattaaaatacgaaaaaagttacaaaataaaataattataggcTCGTACAACGGTGGTCAGGGAAATTTCAAGAGAGGAGAGTtatcaagagagaaaagtgttGGTCTGTTTGAAGGAAAtgccgacgccgacgccgacgccgacgccgacgtGTCTTTACGATTGATGGCAGATACACGTGCAGAAATGGTTTTATCGAATGGTAGTACAATGTCATCTACTACTAGGTACAATGAAAAGACatcaatcgataaaaaaaataataaaagcacGGCGGATGATTGCGATGATTCTAGCGTATCTGCTAAAGCATCTCTTAAAACGTGTCCTAAAACGTGTCCTAAAACGTGTCCTAAAGCGTGCCCTAAAGCGTGCCCTAAAACGTGCCCTAAAACGTGCCCTAAAACGTGCCCTAAAACGTGCCCTAAAACGTGTCTTAGCACGACCGTGATTAGTAAAAATAAAGGTATGGACAATAGCGGTGTCAAAAATTGCACCGCCACTGACGAGTTGAAAATTCCTAAGGTATTTAGCGAGGCGCAAAGAACTTTGTCGGATAAGAATTTTACGTTGGacatagaagaagaagtatcGGAGAACGATCCTGGAAACGACGAAAATCACGAGAATGTATTTAGGAAAGATGTTAACGGTGTTATAATGTTAGAACGACCATTCATTGCGAAAGCGGTCGTAAAGAAACGTCCGCGCATAAACACATCCTCGGAGAGCTGCGAATCGCGTACCGAAATTGAAAATCATGACATTTTGTTGTCTAGGAAAGACATAGATTCTGGCATAGTGTCGAGAAAGCATCATGGCTCCAGCGAAGTGTCTAGGCTAGGATGTCAACAAACTCATTCGGAAAATTCTAATATCGATGTAGACGCTCATAGGAGTGTTTACAGAAGGAGTAAGGTAGGAGTAGTGACGTCTAGGAAACGAGTCAACACGAGGAAACAACAACGAAGGAATAATAACGTTCCCTCGGAATCCGTATACGAGAGCGAAAATTGTAAGAAAGAGTCTTATTTGAGTATTACTTGTAAGAAGCAAGAAACTATGAAGAGTGCAAAGAAACAAAGCGATGAAACGATAGGATCCTCGGTGGACGTACAAGACTCGGCTGAATTGGAGTGCGCACTGTCGGAACGTAACACgcctaccaccaccaccaccaccaccaccaccaccaccgtcgTGCCGTCTTCCGATTTACAACAAAGACGTTCGAGCATCGAGTTTCAGCCGGTAGTTAGAATGATGAAGATAGACAATCCAGTTGACATGGATCACAGTATTTTGTCGGTGACTGTAGCGAGTAATAGAAGATTAAGAAGTTCCAATTCTCATAGACCGAACGCACAGCCACCGCGAAAACGTTTAAAAACTGCTCGTGGACAATTTGGAAGGTGGCTAAAGAGTAGCTGA